Within the Bacteroidota bacterium genome, the region GGGGCCCAGTCAGTGGCCCGCCGCGCGCGGCACCTACAAGATGTCCCGCTACATTCACTCTCGCTACTTCTACTTTTTGCAGAACGGGGGGATCGGTCCCATGCCTTTCGTAACCGCGCGCGAGATGCGGCTGTTGCGGGCTGAGGGGCTGTTGCGGCTCAACCAGCGGCTTGAAGAGGTGGTGCAGATCATCAACGAGACGCGCGTCGAAAACGGCGGACTGGCCCCCGCCGCGCTAAGCGATGGGGTGGGCACGCCAGCCGATGGCAATCCGCACAACATCGAACATGTGCGCCGAGGCCAAGTGCGCGATGGCTCCCTGTGGGCTAAGCTCAAGTACGAATGGCGCCTAGAGAATTTTGTCGTAACCTCCGGGCTGGCCTACTTTACGCGGCGCGGCTGGGGTGAGCTCGTATCCGGTACGCCGCTCCATTACCCCGTTCCCGCCAACGAGCTGGAGACGCTCAGGCTCGAGGTCTACACACACGGGGGCAATATCGGTGACGTGGCTCCGCGCGTGCAGGCCAACGTGCCGTATGAGCCCGATCGGATGCGAGGTCCGATTTCCCATCAGTAGAAGTTCAAGCCCTCTGTCCAAGAGCCCCCTGGAAAGGGGGCTTTTTTCGTTTTGGGGAGGTCGGCTATCGGAAGGGGGTGCGACGCGGAATGCGCCATCCAGCCCCTTTCGGCTTGACTAGCCCCCAAAGGCCTCCGTATACTCGCCGGGCTCATCCACCGAGGCTTTGCCCCTCGGATGCTGAGAGATCCTCTGCAATATGCCGACAAGCCTCTGAAGGAGATAGGATCTATGCCGTATGTCACCACAGAATCCGGCAAGAAGCTCATTACCGTCATACCGGGCGACGGCGTCGGGCCCGAATGCATAGAGTCCGCTTTGCGCATCCTCGAGGCCGTCGGTGCTCCGATCGCCTGGGAGGTGCGCGAAGCGGGGGCGAGCGTATTCCGTAGGGGCCTGGAGTCCGGCGTGCCGCCTGAGACCATCGAGTCCATCCGCAAAACGCGCGTTGTGCTCAAAGGGCCCTTGGAGACGCCTGTCGGATACGGGGAGAAAAGCGCCAACGTGACGTTGCGCAAGCTCTTTGAGACGTACGCCAACGTGCGCCCTGTGCGGGAGTTTCCCAACGTGCCAACCCCGTACAGCGGCCGGGGCATCGACCTAGTGGTCGTGCGCGAAAACGTAGAAGACCTCTACGCGGGCATCGAGCACATGCAGACCCCGGGGGTGGCGCAGACGCTAAAACTCATCTCCCGCAAGGGTTCGGAGAAGATCGTCCGCTTTGCCTTCGAACTCGCCCGTGCCGAGGGGCGCAAGCGCGTGCACTGCGCCACCAAGTCGAACATCATGAAACTCGCCGAGGGGATGCTCAAGCGCGTCTTCGAAGAGGTCGCGGCCGAGTATCCGGACATCGAGGCGCATCACATCATCGTGGACAATTGCGCGCATCAGCTCGTAAAGCGTCCGGAGCAGTTCGAGGTCATCGTGACCACGAACATGAATGGGGACATCCTTTCGGATCTAACCTCCGCCCTGGTCGGCGGATTGGGCTTTGCCCCCTCGGCCAACATCGGTAATGAGGTTGCCATCTTCGAGGCCGTACACGGCTCAGCGCCCAAGTACGCGGGGCAGAACGTGATCAACCCGACGGCCGTGATCCTGTCTATGGTCATGATGCTGCGCTACCTGGAGGAGTTCGAGGCCGCCGCGACGATCGAAAACGCCGTCCTGTACACGCTCGAGGAGGGCAAAGTGCGCACGGGAGACGTGGTGGGCTACGATAAGGGGGCGAAAACGACCGAGTACACCGAGGCCATCATCGCCAACTTGGGCAGGCGGCCCCGCACGGCCCGCGTCCGAGAGTACCGGTCCATTCGGCTGCCCCAAGTCCCGGCCGATCCCGTGTCCGTGCGGCCCCGCACGCGCCGCGTCGTGGGCGTGGACGTGTTCGTGGAGACGGAGCTGTTGCCCGAGCCCCTGGGACAGCTCTTGGAGCAAGTGCTCGAAGGCTCGCCCTTCCGACTCAAGATGATATCCAACCGCGGCACCAAGGTCTATCCCCCCACGGGAGCCATCACGGACGTGGTGGACCACTACCGATGCCGGTTTCTGTTGCGCGACGGCTCCCAAGAGGTCACCGACTCGCAGATTCTGGAGCTTTTGGGGCGCATCGGCGGCCGGCTTCGCTGGATGCACCTGGAAAAACTACAGGAATTCGACGGTTCGCCTGCCTTCACCAAGGCGCAGGGAGAGGATTAAGGCGCAAACCGACCACTATGCGGCGAAGTTGGCTTTGGCTCTGCGTTGGGCTCTGGGCGGGCTGTGGGACCCCCCACCTGCTCGAGGTGGATCGCTACGGGCCTCTACATCGGGACGTGACGCTGCGCGCGCGGCGCCAGGAGGCGCAAGTGCGCTTTGCAGACGGACGCCAATGGCGCCTTCGAGGCTTTCAGCTAACAGCCGATTCGCTTAAGCTACCCGACGGGCGCGCATATGCGCTGCGGGAGCTGGACTGGATCCGGTTTCGTAACGCGGCCCGGGGCTTCTGGAAGGGAGCCGCCGCAGGCGCCGGCGTGGGCTTGCTTCCCGCGATGGCTTTACTGGCGCAACTGGCCCGCGACGGAAGCTGCGATGGCCCGGCTTGCGCCCTCCTGGCGCCGGCCGTCATAGTGGTGATCTTCGGAGGAGCCGCCCTGTCGATCGGAGGCGGCGCCCTGCTGGGGGGCTTTATCGGAGCCTGGATCGGAGACCCCGACACGTACTACGTGCGTTCACCGGGGCTAGAAGCCCCGCCCCGTGGGGTTCCCCCTCGGCAGGTTCCATAGAGGGAGCTCTACCCCTTTGCGCCTCTTTTTCGTTGCAAAGGCGGGGTAGAAGTATGTCCGCTTTAGGAACCGAGCTCAAACGCGATCTGGAGGTGGAGATCCGCTTCGATCACCACCGCAACCGCTGGCGTATGCTGCAGGCGATCGCAGAACGCATCCGTCAAGGCGGCGGACAGAGGGCTATCGACCGCGAGCATGCCCGAGGCAAGCTCACGGCTCGAGAGCGCATCCAACGCCTTATCGATCCGGGCACCTGGTTTATGGAGCTGGGCCTGTGGGCGGGATACGGCATGTACGAGGATGAGGGCGGCTGCCCAGCGGGCGGCACCATCGTGGGGATCGGGCGCGTTTGCGGGCGTCTTTGCGTGATCGTGGCCAACGACGCCACCGTGAAGGCCGGGGCCTGGTTTCCGATCACGGCCAAAAAAAACCTGCGCGCCCAAGAGATCGCCATGGAAAACCGGCTGCCCATCATTTATCTGGTGGACTCCGCGGGCGTGTACCTGCCCATGCAGGATGAGGTTTTTCCCGATAAGGAGCACTTTGGGCGCATCTTCCGCAACAACGCCATTATGTCCAGCATGGGTATCCCGCAGATCGCGGCCATCATGGGGCCCTGCGTGGCCGGAGGGGCGTATCTGCCGATCATGAGCGACGAGGCCCTGATCGTAGACGGCACCGGCAGCGTCTTTTTAGCCGGACCGTATTTGGTAAAAGCCGCCATCGGAGAGGAGGTCGACGTCGAAACCCTGGGAGGCGCCACAACGCACTCCGAGATCAGCGGGGTAACGGACTACAGGGTGTCCAATGACGAGGCCTGCATCGCGCAGATCCGACGTCTCATCGACAAGCTAGGCCCCTTCCCTCGAGCGGGCCTCAATAGGACCGAGCCCCGACCCCCCCGGTACGCGCCCGAGGAGATCGAGGGGCTTTTGCCTAAGGACCCCGCCCAGCCATACGATATGTACCAGGTGCTGGCCCGCATTTTGGATGACTCGGAGCTGGAGGAGTACAAAGCCGGATACGGCAAGACGATCATCTGCGGATACGGCCGCATTGACGGATGGGCCGTGGGGATCGTGGCCAACCAGCGCGCGATCGTGCGCAACCGAAAGGGCGAAATGCAGATCGGCGGGGTGATCTACTCGGATTCGGCCGATAAGGCGGCCCGCTTCATTTTAAACTGCAACCAGAAGCGCGTCCCGATTGTGTTCTTTCAGGATGTGACGGGCTTTATGGTTGGAACGCGCGCCGAACATGGGGGCATCATCAAGGACGGGGCCAAGATGGTCAACGCCGTGGCCAACTCGACCGTGCCCAAGTTCACGGTTATCGTGGGCAACTCCTTCGGCGCTGGCAACTACGCCATGTGCGGAAGGGCTTACGATCCCAGGCTTATTTTCGCCTGGCCCACGGCGCAGATCGCCGTCATGGGAGGGGCGCAGGCGGCCAAGACGCTGCTGCAAATTCAGGTCTCCAAGCTGGAGCGGCAAGGACGCCTGTTAAGCGAGGCCGAGCGGGCGGAGCTGCTGCGTCAGATTCAGGAGCGCTACGAGCAGCAGATGCAGCCCACGTACGCGGCGGCGCGACTATGGGTAGATGAGCTGATCTCGCCAGCCCAAACCCGCCAGTACCTGTCGCTCGGCGTCGAAATGGCCGATCACAATCCGGAGATGCCGCGCTTTAATCCCGGGGTGATCCAAACTTAAGGGCGACCTGGGGCGGCGGGATGCCCTTGCGCCTAGGCTTTCCATGGCCCTAAACTCCGGTGCGCGCAACGAGCAGAGGGTCTATCGATGGCGCAAGTTGTGCTGCGCGTAGTGGACGTGTACGTATACCGGATTCCGGATTCCGAACCGGAATACCTGCTGCTCAAGCGGGCCCCTGATCGTCCGTATGCAGGCACCTGGCGCATGATCGGAGGCAAGATCCGGGAGGGCGAATCCGCATGGCGCGCAGCGCTTCGGGAGCTAGCTGAGGAGACGGCTCTAGAGCCACGCCGGTTCTGGAGCGTGCCCTCGGTGAACGCCTTCTACGAATGGGCTGAAGATCGGCTGAATCTTATCCCCGTATTCGCCGCTGAGGTGGCCCCCGAAGCCCGCGTGCGGCTCTCTTCGGAGCATGTCGACGCCCGCTGGTTTCGGCTTGAGGAGGCCGTGCGGCTCTTGGTATGGCCCGAACAGCGTCGGCTCATCCGGCTTGTTCACGAGCTCTTTGCCACCGGAGGGGCTCCAGAGGAGCTCTTCGAAATCCCCCTGGCCCTGGCCCTGGGCTGATTTGCCGATCGGTCTCGGGCTTTTCTGTGCGGCACAAGAGTCCTGTTTGTGCGTAATTTTGCGTAAAGCCCCGAGTATGCTATGCCCCGTTGGCGTCTCTATACAGAGTTCACCATAGAGGCCGCTCACAGCTTGCCGCAATACGAGGGGCCCTGTCGGCGGGTGCATGGGCATACGTATCGGGTGCGCATCGTGGCCGAGTCGGACCGCCTGCACCCGAGCCGATACCTGCCCACGCCGGACATGGTATGCGACTTTCGCGAGCTGCGCTGGGCCAAAGCCGACGTTGAGGCCGGAGGTCTGGATCACGCCTATCTGAACGATATCCTAGAGGCCCCGCCCACGGCGGAGCGGATCGCCGAGTACTTGCATCGGGAGACGAAAAAACGTCTGCCTACGGGCGTTAAGCTCACGGTCACCGTTTGGGAGACGCCCACCAGCTGGTGCGAATACACCGATGAGGAGTCTTGAAGCGCCCGATCTTCTGGAGCCCGCCTTGGCATTAGAGGTCCGCTACTCTGTGGTGGAGCATTTTTACTCCCTTCAGGGGGAGGGCGCTTGGACGGGGCATGCGGCCTACTTTATTCGGCTGGCGGGCTGCGACGTGGGCTGCTGGTGGTGCGATACAAAGGCCTCCTGGGATGCGTCAGCGCATCCGACCGCGTCGGTCTCGGAACTGGTGGAGGCCGCCCAGAGGGCACCTACTCCGATTGTGGTGCTTACGGGCGGGGAGCCGCTCATGCACGATCTGGGCCCGCTTACACGCGCGCTGCGGGCCTCCGGAAAGCGCGTGCATCTGGAGACAAGCGGGGCTTATCCGCTTTCCGGTCACGTCGACTGGTTGACGCTCTCCCCCAAGAAGCGCAAGCCCCCTGTGCCGGAGATTTATCCACATGTGCGCGAACTCAAGGTGGTGGTGGTGAACGCAAGCGATTTTCGATGGGCCGAGGCCCATGCGGCCCGCTGTCCAGAGGGGACGCTGCTGTTTTTGCAGCCCGAGTGGGGCTCTCCGCACATGATCGAGCCGATCCTGCGCTATATCCAAGCCCACCCCCGGTGGCGTCTGAGCCTGCAAGTGCACAAGTATCTGAACATCCCATAAAGTCGTGATCTGGCCCAAACCTGAGCTGCAAGAGGCGGCCGAGCGCTTTTGGGCTCGCTTTACTGACCCGGAGGCCGACTTCGAGGGTCTGGCCCTGGAGGCGTTTCGCCTGCAGGCCCAGGAAAACCCTGTGTACCGAGCGTATCTGAACGCCTTGGGGGTGCGGCCCAACCTCATCACCAGCTGGCGGCAAATCCCGCCCCTTCCTGTGGAAGCTTTTCGTCATGCTCCCGTCTGCATAGGCCCACCTGAGCGGGCCCAAGCGGTCTTCCAGAGTAGCGGCACCACCGCATCCGGTCGCAGCCGGCACTACGTGCAAGATCTGCGCTTCTACGATCGCTCCGCTTTGACGCACTTCGCTCAAGCCGTGGGCTCAGGACCCCTGGTGCTCGCCGCCTGGCTTCCCGGCTACGCGGAGCGCCCCGATGCCTCGTTGCTGTACATGGTCCGGCGCCTCATAGAGGCCTTCGGCCGGCAGGGCTCCGGCTTTGCGTATCCGAGCCTGGATCGACTCCGAGGCGCCATCGAGGAAGCCGACCGCAGCGGGAGTTTGTTCGTGCTCTTCGGGGCGGCCTTTGGGCTGCTGGAGCTTTTGGAAACCCATGGGCCCGTTCCCCTTCCCCCCAAGAGCCTTGTTATCGAGACCGGCGGTATGAAGGGCCGCAGGCGGGAGCTGGAGCGAGGCGAGCTGCACGAGCTACTGGCCCGAGGTTTCGGGCTTGCGCGCCAGCAGGTGCTCTCTGAGTACGGCATGACGGAGCTGCTCAGCCAGGCTTATAGCCGCGGCGGGGAGGTCTTCTATCCTCCCAGCTGGATGCGCTTTCGGGTTGTCAGCCCCGAAGATCCCCTTGGTCCGGAGCTGCCCGAGGGCGAACCCGGAGCCCTGGTGCTGGTGGACCTGGCCAATTACTGGAGCGTATGCGCGATCCAGACCCAGGACCTGGCCGTGCGCCGGGCTGAGGGCTTCGAGGTGATCGGGCGCTTAGAGGGCGCCCCCCTGCGAGGCTGTAACCTGTTGTTGGAGCGCGACCTGTGAGCGGAGCCCTCTGGGAGGCGCTTCTGGAGACGGTTCGCCTATGGCGCAACTCCTCCTATCCCGTGCGCCGCGCCGCCGAGGAGGCGGCCCTCCGAGAAAACCCGTTCTTTAGCCCGGAGACGATCCGCTACAGGTTGGATACGCGCCTGCATGATCTCGAACTTGAGGCGCTCCGGCGCTGGCTGGGACCTGAACTCGTTTCGGATCCCGCTCGGGTGCTGCTGTTGCATCCGGGCAACCTGCCCATGGTGGGACTGGAGGATCTGCTGGCCACGCTGCTTGTGGGTCATGAGGCCTGGTCGCGTCCTTCACGGCGGGATCGAGCCCTGCTTGTGGCCTTCTGCGAGGACTGGCGCCGGCGCTTTCCGGAGCTTCCGCTGCGCTGGGTCGAGGAGCTTGAGCCCGCAATGTCGTCGGTCGACGGCCTTATCGCCTCCGGATCCGATCAGACGGCCTCCTGGGTGCGCGCTCTCGCTCGGCGCGCGGGGCTTTCCCCCGAGCGTCTGCTTGTGCGCGGGCATCGGTTCGGCGTGGCCTGGTCTACGTCCGACTGGGATGAGGCGGATTTTCTCGGGCTGGCCCACGACGTCTGGCTATATGAAGGGCACGGCTGCAGAAGCGTCTCTCTTGTTTGGGCTCCGGCCGGGCTGGATCCCGAGCGGCTGTGGCGGGCTTACGCGGAGTTCCGACGCCGGTTCCCCCCCTCAGAAGCGCTTCTGAAGGAGCTGCGCTCGGAGCGGGCCCTGTACGAGGCGCTCAGGCCTTGGCTCGGTAAATCGTGGTCCGATCCGGGCGGGGTGCTATCCGTAGGTCCTCCGGAGCCGCTTAGGCCCGGGCACTTGCGCTGGGCGGTATACGAGAGCCCGCAAGAGGTGCTCGACTGGCTTGAGTGCCATCGGAGTCGTCTACAGGTGGTGATCGCCCGTTCGGAGCCGCCCCCGGGCTGGGAGGGCCTCTGGGCCCGACCCGGAGAGGCGCAATGCCCGGCCCTGGACTGGCGCCCAGACGGACGAGATACCGTGGCGTTTCTGCGGATGCTACGACCTCGCGCCCAACAGGCGGCCTAAGCTGGGGGCTCAGGCGCATGCGGAGGAGAGCGCTAAGCTGGTGTGCCCTGCTGGTCTTGGGAGGCTTCGCTCAGCCCGGGGCGGCTCAGGGGGCGCACCAGGTCTGGGATCGGCTGCTTAGGCTTTACGTGCGCTCCGATGGAGCGGTGGATTACGAGGCCTTCCGAGCCGATACGGCCCTCCTGCGTCGCTACCTGGATCGGCTAGATCGCTTCTCCTTAAGTCGGGCCTCAACCGCGCAGCGGGCGGCCTATTGGATCAACTTCTGGAATGCGGCCACGGTTTACGCCGTGCTTTTGGATGCGCCCCGACGGTCAGTGCTGGAAGGCCACGGCCTACTGGGGTTGCACATACCCGGGTGGCGCTCCTTTTGGGATGCGCCCCGATTCAAGCGGCTGGGGCGACCCATATCCCTTCGGTCCATCTACGATAGCTTGCGGGCCCTAGAGCGGGATCCGCGCTGGCTGTTTGCCCTGTATCGACCCGCCCGGGGAGGGCCGCCCCTCAGGCCCGAAGCCTATCGGGCTGAGCGCCTAGAGGAGCAGCTGGAGGACCAGGTGCGGCTTTTTTTGCGCCGCTACAACCGCATCCCGGATTCGCCCCGCACGATTCGGCTCTCGCGCCTTTTCGAATGGCACGCGGGGCTCTTCGCCCGGCAGGCGGGGTCCGTACAGCGCTGGCTTGCGCCGTATTTTGAGGGTTCTGTCGCCGCTCGACTGGCTTACGACGGCTACCGGATTCGCTACCTGCCTTACGATTGGAGTCTAGACCAACCCACCAGCCGGAGGGTTTCACATGACGCTGCGCGTAGGAGATCAGGCCCCCGACTTTGAGGCCTATGATCAGCACGGCCGCCCGGTGCGGCTGTCGGACTTTCGGGGCCGTAAAGTGGTTCTGTATTTCTACCCCAAGGACGGCACCCCGGGCTGCACCCAGGAGGCCTGCAGCCTGCGAGATCACCACGAGGAGCTTTTGCGCCGAGGCCTTGTGGTAATCGGGGTAAGCCCCGACGGGGTGGAAAGCCATCGCCGCTTTGCCGAAAAGCACGGGCTTCCCTTTTTGCTCTTATCTGATCCCGAAGGGAAAATCGCGCAACAGTACGGCGTCTGGGGGGAACGCTCCTTATATGGGCGCACGTTCATAGGGGTGCGGCGCACCACGTTCCTGATCGATGAGGAGGGCCGCATAGCGCACATCTTTCAGAAGGTGCGCACAAGTGCGCACGCCGAGCAGATCCTGGCCGTTTTGCCATGAACGCCGAGCGCCTGGGCCCCGCGTGGGTGCTGTGGATGCCCCTTGAGGAGGCCTCCGCGGGGTGGGGGGAGCTCTCGGAGCGCGAGCGTTTGCTATGCGGCGCGATCCGGCATCCGGATCGCGCCCGACAGTTCTGGGCCGGCCGATGCGTGGTGCGTCGGCTTTGGAGCTGGCTGGGCGGCCGCGATTCCATCGAGGTACTGGCGGATGCCGACGGGCGTCCGGTGCTTGTCTGCGCAGGCGATGCCCTTCAAGAATGGACCCTGAGCATCGCGCACACAAAGGGGCTTGTGGTGGCGGCCCTGCGTCGGGGCGGCTCGGTGGGCGTAGATGTGGAGGCCGACCGACCGGTGCCCCTTGAGCTGATGCGGCGGATCGCAGACGAAGCCGAGGCGGCGATTGCGCGCCGGTGGGCCCCCGAGGCGCCGGCTTTGGCCGTTTGGGTTCTGAAAGAGGCCGGTCTTAAGGCGCTCGGATCGGGTCTGCGCCGATCTCCGCGCAAGCTGCGCCTGCTTGAGGAAGCAGGCGCGCTTTTTCTGCACGGCTACGGGGTGCGCTTAAAGGCCCTGTTGCGGCGCCTGCCGGATCGATTTTGGTTGGCGCTGTCCTGGGATTAGGCCTTCGGACGGGCCTAAAGCCGCTGGCGCCCTCGTAAGCCTTGATTCCATTGCTATAGGAAGCTCAGAGGGTAACGTTCTTCCTCAGGAAAGTTCGGATACGGGCACCACAGGAGATCCCGGAAGGTCGATCATAAGACGCCGAGGATCACGGGTATCCCGCAGCGCAGGGCGATATCGGTCCTTTGGCCCGAGCTCTGCTTTTTGGTGGAGGGCGATGCGGCGCCGTCTGAAGCACAGCGCGGTGTCGGTGGCGGCCCACAGGTATCGGCTGCGCACAAGCACAAGCAGACCGGTTCGCTTCCGCAGCCCACTAGCGTAGGAAGGCGACCTCAAGCCCCGCTTTCGCCAGAGTGGGCTGATCGCAGAGGGCAAGCCGCCGAGCCTAAAGGGTCGACTTTCGGTTTCGGGTTTCGGCCACAGCAACCGAACGCCTCTTGCAGAGCAGCTAACGTGTGCGAGTGCCACAGCGCGGATGAACGCAAAGAACGTAGGCCTTCATATGCAAGGCCGAAGTGCGCCGCTCCCGTTCGGGCATGCTCTGTTAAGTAGAGCCTGCGGCTGGCTTTTGAGCTCCTCCTAACCCCTGCTCCAATTTCCTGGGGGTATGGGCTTACCGGGCGCAAGGGTCGACTTTTGGGGCCGGCGCTATCCCTGAAGGCGGGACCCGTAATGCGCACCCCTCTTCGTGCAAGGTTTCAGAGCTTCCCAGTACCGCATCCTGCATCCACGGAGCGCGATCCCCTAAAGAGAGGGTCATCCGCCTGCCCCCTCATGGCTCTGTTCAAGAAGCCGCTCCCTCGTAGGCTCTGCAGGGTATGCTCTCCGCTGCCGAGAGGGCGGCGCGCCAACAGATGCGCCCGTAGATAAAGCGGAAACATCCGGGCTCAAAGTGCCCCGGTCTGGCGCTCCGGTGCAAAGGCGTGTTAATTTACCCGGGTGCGAGCTTCGGTGACCTACATCGCCTGGGATCTTGAGACGTGTCCGCTTCCTGAGTCCCATCTCTCCGATCGTCATCTGGAGCGCCTGCGGCTTGAGATGCGCCGACACGGCCAGCGGGCTCCGGAGCTGGATGCAGACGCGTTGCGGCGCAGGGCGGCCAGCTTACATCCGCTGCTAGGTTGGATCGTGTGCATTTCGGTTATCCGCGCCCCTGATGACCCCGAAGCCCCCAACGAGCCGCGTTCGTATCTGGCCCCTCAGCCGGAGCTGGAGCGGGCGATGCTAGAGGCCTTCTGGGCGGATTTGGAGCGTTTTCCGGCGGATATGCCGATCCAATGGATCACGTTCAACGGCAAGCGTTTTGACGCGCCGTTTCTGCTGGCCCGTACCCTCTATCACGGCCTCAGGCCCACGCGGGCCGATCTGCTCACGAGGCACCGATACCGAAATCGCCCTCATTGCGACCTTTGGGCGCTGTTTGCGGATGCGTCCGTAAACGTAGACCTGGAGGATCTCTGCGCGCTTCTGGGCCTGCCTAGCCCCAAGGCCTATGGGCAGGGCGAGTCCGTCGAGGAGCTGCTGCGCACCGAGGGGATCGAGGCCGTACGGCGTTACTGCGAGGCCGACGTGCGGGCCACGCTGGCCTGCTTTGCTCGCATCCGGCGTTTGTACCCGAGCTTTGTGGAGGGCGGTGAGTAGCTGGATGGCCCCTTAACGGAAAGCATCGCGATGGCGGAAGGAAAGCGCTTCACCCCGATCGCCCAGATCGGGCTACCGGAGCTCATCGAGCGCTTGAAGAGGATGCTTCCGGCGGCAGAGGATCCGGTTCTGGTGCAAGGCATAGGTGACGACGCCGCTGTTTATCGCGTGCACCCGGGTCGGGTGCACCTGCTGAGCGCGGGGTTTTTGCTCGAAGGCGTGCACTTCGATCCGGCCCTTACACCTTTCGCGCACCTGGGGGCCAAGGTGATGGTTGGACCGGTAAGCAACGTAGTCGCTATGAACGGCCGGCCCAGGTACGCGCTCGTCGCCATCGCCGTGCCCAATCAAGTCTCGGTTGAGATGCTGGAGGAGCTTTACCGGGGGCTCCAGCGCGCATGCGCCCTT harbors:
- a CDS encoding NUDIX domain-containing protein, with translation MAQVVLRVVDVYVYRIPDSEPEYLLLKRAPDRPYAGTWRMIGGKIREGESAWRAALRELAEETALEPRRFWSVPSVNAFYEWAEDRLNLIPVFAAEVAPEARVRLSSEHVDARWFRLEEAVRLLVWPEQRRLIRLVHELFATGGAPEELFEIPLALALG
- a CDS encoding ribonuclease H-like domain-containing protein, encoding MRASVTYIAWDLETCPLPESHLSDRHLERLRLEMRRHGQRAPELDADALRRRAASLHPLLGWIVCISVIRAPDDPEAPNEPRSYLAPQPELERAMLEAFWADLERFPADMPIQWITFNGKRFDAPFLLARTLYHGLRPTRADLLTRHRYRNRPHCDLWALFADASVNVDLEDLCALLGLPSPKAYGQGESVEELLRTEGIEAVRRYCEADVRATLACFARIRRLYPSFVEGGE
- a CDS encoding acyl transferase; this encodes MIWPKPELQEAAERFWARFTDPEADFEGLALEAFRLQAQENPVYRAYLNALGVRPNLITSWRQIPPLPVEAFRHAPVCIGPPERAQAVFQSSGTTASGRSRHYVQDLRFYDRSALTHFAQAVGSGPLVLAAWLPGYAERPDASLLYMVRRLIEAFGRQGSGFAYPSLDRLRGAIEEADRSGSLFVLFGAAFGLLELLETHGPVPLPPKSLVIETGGMKGRRRELERGELHELLARGFGLARQQVLSEYGMTELLSQAYSRGGEVFYPPSWMRFRVVSPEDPLGPELPEGEPGALVLVDLANYWSVCAIQTQDLAVRRAEGFEVIGRLEGAPLRGCNLLLERDL
- a CDS encoding 7-carboxy-7-deazaguanine synthase QueE; translated protein: MRSLEAPDLLEPALALEVRYSVVEHFYSLQGEGAWTGHAAYFIRLAGCDVGCWWCDTKASWDASAHPTASVSELVEAAQRAPTPIVVLTGGEPLMHDLGPLTRALRASGKRVHLETSGAYPLSGHVDWLTLSPKKRKPPVPEIYPHVRELKVVVVNASDFRWAEAHAARCPEGTLLFLQPEWGSPHMIEPILRYIQAHPRWRLSLQVHKYLNIP
- a CDS encoding NADP-dependent isocitrate dehydrogenase, encoding MPYVTTESGKKLITVIPGDGVGPECIESALRILEAVGAPIAWEVREAGASVFRRGLESGVPPETIESIRKTRVVLKGPLETPVGYGEKSANVTLRKLFETYANVRPVREFPNVPTPYSGRGIDLVVVRENVEDLYAGIEHMQTPGVAQTLKLISRKGSEKIVRFAFELARAEGRKRVHCATKSNIMKLAEGMLKRVFEEVAAEYPDIEAHHIIVDNCAHQLVKRPEQFEVIVTTNMNGDILSDLTSALVGGLGFAPSANIGNEVAIFEAVHGSAPKYAGQNVINPTAVILSMVMMLRYLEEFEAAATIENAVLYTLEEGKVRTGDVVGYDKGAKTTEYTEAIIANLGRRPRTARVREYRSIRLPQVPADPVSVRPRTRRVVGVDVFVETELLPEPLGQLLEQVLEGSPFRLKMISNRGTKVYPPTGAITDVVDHYRCRFLLRDGSQEVTDSQILELLGRIGGRLRWMHLEKLQEFDGSPAFTKAQGED
- a CDS encoding DUF547 domain-containing protein; its protein translation is MRRRALSWCALLVLGGFAQPGAAQGAHQVWDRLLRLYVRSDGAVDYEAFRADTALLRRYLDRLDRFSLSRASTAQRAAYWINFWNAATVYAVLLDAPRRSVLEGHGLLGLHIPGWRSFWDAPRFKRLGRPISLRSIYDSLRALERDPRWLFALYRPARGGPPLRPEAYRAERLEEQLEDQVRLFLRRYNRIPDSPRTIRLSRLFEWHAGLFARQAGSVQRWLAPYFEGSVAARLAYDGYRIRYLPYDWSLDQPTSRRVSHDAARRRSGPRL
- the bcp gene encoding thioredoxin-dependent thiol peroxidase — translated: MTLRVGDQAPDFEAYDQHGRPVRLSDFRGRKVVLYFYPKDGTPGCTQEACSLRDHHEELLRRGLVVIGVSPDGVESHRRFAEKHGLPFLLLSDPEGKIAQQYGVWGERSLYGRTFIGVRRTTFLIDEEGRIAHIFQKVRTSAHAEQILAVLP
- a CDS encoding acyl-CoA carboxylase subunit beta is translated as MLQAIAERIRQGGGQRAIDREHARGKLTARERIQRLIDPGTWFMELGLWAGYGMYEDEGGCPAGGTIVGIGRVCGRLCVIVANDATVKAGAWFPITAKKNLRAQEIAMENRLPIIYLVDSAGVYLPMQDEVFPDKEHFGRIFRNNAIMSSMGIPQIAAIMGPCVAGGAYLPIMSDEALIVDGTGSVFLAGPYLVKAAIGEEVDVETLGGATTHSEISGVTDYRVSNDEACIAQIRRLIDKLGPFPRAGLNRTEPRPPRYAPEEIEGLLPKDPAQPYDMYQVLARILDDSELEEYKAGYGKTIICGYGRIDGWAVGIVANQRAIVRNRKGEMQIGGVIYSDSADKAARFILNCNQKRVPIVFFQDVTGFMVGTRAEHGGIIKDGAKMVNAVANSTVPKFTVIVGNSFGAGNYAMCGRAYDPRLIFAWPTAQIAVMGGAQAAKTLLQIQVSKLERQGRLLSEAERAELLRQIQERYEQQMQPTYAAARLWVDELISPAQTRQYLSLGVEMADHNPEMPRFNPGVIQT
- a CDS encoding 4'-phosphopantetheinyl transferase superfamily protein is translated as MNAERLGPAWVLWMPLEEASAGWGELSERERLLCGAIRHPDRARQFWAGRCVVRRLWSWLGGRDSIEVLADADGRPVLVCAGDALQEWTLSIAHTKGLVVAALRRGGSVGVDVEADRPVPLELMRRIADEAEAAIARRWAPEAPALAVWVLKEAGLKALGSGLRRSPRKLRLLEEAGALFLHGYGVRLKALLRRLPDRFWLALSWD
- a CDS encoding 6-carboxytetrahydropterin synthase — encoded protein: MPRWRLYTEFTIEAAHSLPQYEGPCRRVHGHTYRVRIVAESDRLHPSRYLPTPDMVCDFRELRWAKADVEAGGLDHAYLNDILEAPPTAERIAEYLHRETKKRLPTGVKLTVTVWETPTSWCEYTDEES